A genomic segment from Fusarium fujikuroi IMI 58289 draft genome, chromosome FFUJ_chr04 encodes:
- a CDS encoding probable kelch repeat-containing proteins — protein sequence MTSIKLPKATWSHITSSKRLYRSSQAVSTVGQKTYIFGGELLPREPVDNRVDVISLDAQGHGAQTLTAPAKAPSPRVGSPSTAIGSKIFLFSGRGGLEMKPIEEKGAMWRYNTAENTWDSIEPVDPSAPFPDGRSYHCITSDGVDKLYLHSGCPEQNRLNDLWVFSVANRSWTELPSAPGPARGGSSIAFHDGKLYRMNGFDGKTEQGGALDIYDIKNVSWSTVTYKPDGIEGPEARSVATLLAISVQSKTFLVTMFGERDPSALGHAGAGKMLFDVWAFDIEESAWQRVQIGDDVPVARGWFDADAVRDEDAKNAVVFHGGLGEDNQRLGDVWILRF from the exons ATGACTTCTATCAAGCTACCAAAGGCCACCTGGTCTCACATCACTTCCAGCAAGCGCCTCTACCGTTCTTCCCAAGCTGTCTCCACGGTCGGTCAAAAAACCTACATCTTTGGCGGCGAGTTGCTTCCACGCGAACCGGTTGACAACAGAGTTGATGTAATCAGCCTCGATGCCCAGG GCCATGGTGCCCAAACGCTCACAGCTCCCGCCAAAGCACCCTCACCTCGAGTTGGCAGCCCAAGCACCGCCATCGGAAGCaagatcttcctcttctcaggACGCGGCGGTCTCGAAATGAAGCCCATTGAAGAAAAAGGCGCTATGTGGCGTTACAACACAGCTGAGAATACATGGGACTCTATCGAGCCAGTAGATCCTTCTGCGCCATTCCCTGATGGTCGAAGCTACCATTGCATCACATCAGATGGAGTAGACAAGCTTTACCTCCACTCTGGATGCCCCGAGCAGAACCGATTGAACGACCTTTGGGTTTTTAGCGTGGCCAATCGGTCGTGGACTGAGCTTCCTTCTGCACCAGGCCCTGCGCGCGGTGGCTCCTCCATCGCATTTCACGATGGGAAGCTGTATCGCATGAACGGGTTCGATGGCAAGACAGAACAGGGCGGCGCGTTGGATATCTACGACATCAAGAACGTTTCTTGGTCTACGGTTACTTACAAACCAGATGGAATAGAAGGTCCTGAAGCGAGAAGTGTCGCAACACTACTCGCAATCTCAGTGCAGAGTAAGACATTTTTGGTCACCATGTTCGGCGAGAGAGACCCAAGCGCTCTAGGCCACGCTGGTGCTGGAAAGATGCTTTTTGACGTGTGGGCTTTTGACATTGAGGAGAGCGCTTGGCAGAGAGTTCAGATAGGTGACGATGTACCTGTTGCTAGGGGGTGGTTTGACGCTGATGCTGTGCGGGACGAAGATGCAAAGAATGCTGTGGTTTTCCATGGAGGTCTTGGGGAGGATAATCAGAGACTTGGTGATGTTTGGATATTGCGTTTTTAG